In a single window of the Prochlorococcus marinus str. AS9601 genome:
- a CDS encoding ABC transporter ATP-binding protein, with amino-acid sequence MTTRNVENIDINLPNLIYALWKKLKEQRKMQIIFLFCFVLASAFSEVFSLGSVLPFLYVLINPIGLWNLTFFRNIFIFLGINNPNYLLLPMTVIFCLCIVFAAFFRLVTIWLNCRLSAAIGSDLSCEVFTRTIFQPYKYHLERNSSELIAAINIHIPQSIYSINLFFKLISNAIIASSIIIALLIINLKIALSLIIVFGFAYLLISIFIKNKLAANSLFAVNATQNQLSIIQESLGGIRDLIIDQNFNYYIKKFIKYDKPLRIRDLQNEFLGSFPKYALEALGMILIAVLGFLIKSLSPSTVNAIPLLGTIALGAQRLLPSLQQVFTSWSAIKAKQENLKKILDILDRQNYNKNFNLGYSEISFNKELRLSSISFKHLNQKKSIFENIHLTINKGECLGIIGTTGSGKSTFIDIVMGLLIGSQGYLKIDGLNLYSGKDSSRKIRAWMSKIAHVPQSIFLSDSTIAENIAFGIELNNIDYRKLKNAIEAAQLNDFIESLPNKYNTFVGERGVKLSGGQRQRIGIARAFYKNPQILILDEATSALDIRTERKIMEKVNCLSKDLTIIIIAHRHSTLKNCDRVIEINGGKIIKEGLPKDVLY; translated from the coding sequence ATGACTACCAGAAACGTAGAAAATATTGATATTAATTTGCCGAATTTAATTTATGCGCTTTGGAAAAAATTAAAAGAACAAAGAAAAATGCAAATTATTTTTCTTTTTTGTTTTGTATTGGCTAGCGCATTTTCCGAAGTTTTTTCATTAGGTTCAGTATTGCCATTTTTATATGTATTAATAAACCCAATAGGACTTTGGAATTTAACTTTCTTTAGAAATATTTTTATATTTTTGGGTATTAATAATCCTAATTACTTATTACTCCCAATGACAGTAATTTTTTGTCTTTGTATAGTTTTTGCAGCTTTTTTTAGATTAGTCACTATTTGGCTAAACTGCAGATTGTCTGCTGCAATAGGTTCAGATTTGAGTTGTGAGGTTTTTACAAGAACTATTTTTCAACCATATAAATACCATTTAGAAAGAAATAGTAGTGAATTAATTGCGGCGATTAACATTCATATTCCTCAATCTATTTATTCAATAAATTTATTTTTTAAATTAATAAGTAACGCAATTATTGCTTCAAGTATCATAATTGCATTGTTAATTATCAATCTGAAGATTGCCTTATCATTAATAATTGTTTTTGGATTTGCTTATCTATTGATTTCTATTTTTATAAAAAATAAACTTGCTGCAAATAGTTTGTTTGCAGTAAATGCAACTCAAAATCAATTATCAATAATACAAGAAAGTTTAGGTGGTATAAGAGACTTGATAATTGATCAAAATTTTAATTATTACATTAAAAAATTTATTAAATATGATAAACCATTAAGAATAAGAGATTTACAAAATGAGTTTTTGGGTTCTTTCCCTAAATATGCCTTAGAAGCTCTTGGTATGATTCTTATAGCTGTTTTAGGTTTCTTAATTAAATCTTTATCTCCTAGCACAGTTAATGCAATACCACTTCTAGGAACTATTGCTCTTGGGGCACAAAGATTACTACCTTCTCTACAGCAAGTATTTACAAGTTGGTCTGCAATAAAAGCTAAGCAAGAAAATTTAAAAAAAATACTTGATATACTTGATCGCCAAAACTATAACAAAAATTTTAATTTAGGATATTCTGAAATTTCCTTTAACAAGGAATTAAGACTTTCATCAATAAGTTTTAAACATTTAAATCAAAAAAAATCAATATTTGAAAATATCCACTTAACTATTAATAAAGGCGAATGTCTAGGAATTATTGGTACAACAGGTAGTGGTAAAAGTACTTTTATAGATATAGTTATGGGTTTGCTAATAGGCTCACAGGGGTACTTGAAAATTGATGGTCTAAATTTATATTCAGGGAAAGATAGTTCAAGAAAAATAAGGGCTTGGATGTCAAAAATTGCGCATGTTCCTCAAAGTATTTTTCTTTCTGATAGCACTATTGCTGAAAATATAGCTTTTGGTATTGAATTAAATAATATTGATTACAGAAAATTAAAAAATGCTATTGAAGCAGCTCAACTTAATGATTTTATTGAAAGTCTGCCGAATAAATACAACACTTTTGTGGGAGAAAGAGGGGTTAAATTAAGTGGAGGTCAAAGGCAAAGAATTGGTATTGCTAGAGCATTTTATAAGAATCCACAAATTTTAATTTTAGATGAAGCAACAAGTGCATTAGATATTAGAACAGAGAGGAAAATAATGGAAAAAGTAAATTGCCTAAGTAAAGACTTAACTATCATTATTATTGCTCATCGTCACTCAACTTTAAAAAACTGTGATAGGGTTATTGAGATTAATGGAGGTAAGATAATCAAAGAAGGTTTACCTAAAGATGTGTTATATTAA
- a CDS encoding N-acetyl sugar amidotransferase, with the protein MAKECVNCLLNDSLSNVFIDNSNICNFCKSYSKRKKQNNDKQLKKIALTNILNKIKDNNNKKYDCIVGVSGGLDSSTVLIKAKELGLRCLAVHMDNGWDEPLSQRNIEIILKATGFDYETWVIDWEEYRDLQKAYIASDLIDIEMLYDNAAFAVNFYFAQKYKVKTILSGENIATEGISMPKEWSWQKYDATNILSIAKSANITLKTFPYIRFRRVLLAKILGINRIPLLNYIEYSKEIALEKLIPLGYQPYPYKHYESVFTRFYQGEILPRKFNIDKRLIHLSSLIQNESITKKEAKKELNKHPYLDLLKLKKDRKFICKKLKLSESDFESYLKRPERSHLNFKSHARLVIIFAKVIKFIFRIKKKIYF; encoded by the coding sequence ATGGCAAAGGAATGTGTAAATTGTTTATTAAATGATTCTTTAAGCAATGTATTTATTGATAATTCTAATATTTGTAATTTTTGTAAGTCTTATTCAAAAAGAAAAAAACAAAATAATGATAAGCAGTTAAAAAAAATAGCTTTGACTAATATTCTTAATAAAATAAAAGATAATAATAATAAAAAATATGATTGTATTGTTGGAGTATCTGGAGGATTAGATAGTTCAACAGTTTTAATAAAAGCTAAAGAGCTAGGGCTAAGGTGTTTAGCAGTTCATATGGATAATGGATGGGATGAACCTTTATCTCAGAGAAATATTGAGATAATTCTTAAAGCTACGGGATTTGATTATGAAACTTGGGTTATTGATTGGGAGGAATATAGAGACTTACAAAAAGCTTATATCGCTTCAGATCTAATAGATATAGAAATGCTTTATGACAATGCAGCCTTTGCTGTAAATTTTTATTTCGCTCAAAAATATAAAGTTAAAACAATTCTATCCGGGGAAAATATTGCTACAGAGGGTATTTCAATGCCAAAAGAATGGTCTTGGCAAAAATATGATGCAACAAATATTTTGTCAATTGCAAAATCAGCAAATATAACATTAAAGACTTTTCCTTATATTCGTTTTAGAAGAGTATTATTAGCTAAAATTTTAGGAATTAACAGAATACCACTACTAAATTATATTGAATATAGTAAGGAAATTGCTTTAGAAAAATTGATACCATTAGGTTATCAACCATATCCGTATAAACATTATGAATCAGTTTTTACAAGATTTTATCAAGGAGAGATATTACCTAGAAAGTTTAATATCGACAAAAGATTAATTCATCTATCATCTTTGATTCAGAATGAGTCAATTACAAAAAAAGAAGCAAAAAAAGAATTAAATAAACATCCTTATTTAGATTTGCTTAAGTTAAAAAAAGATAGAAAATTTATCTGTAAAAAACTTAAATTAAGCGAATCTGATTTTGAAAGTTATTTAAAAAGGCCCGAAAGAAGTCATCTAAATTTTAAATCTCATGCAAGGCTTGTTATTATTTTTGCAAAAGTAATAAAATTTATTTTTAGAATTAAAAAAAAGATTTATTTTTAA
- a CDS encoding HisA/HisF-related TIM barrel protein, with amino-acid sequence MKKHPRVILSLIIDSKRMIKRSKFKNYKYLGDPLNIIRIFNSKRVDEISIISCENYEKKDINIDFEFLEKISGEAFCPLTYSGGVRSLEDADKLFSIGFEKIGIRNLLHTNPEVIKQIAEKYGSQSVVIFIDYKELNNNEIEIYTSYNSFFKSTKSSILEFIKNAESYGAGEVVLQSILREGQSKGLDLDIIKEITNKTILPIISSCGMRDLSDARKAFSLGADGVMASKFFSLYGNCDGVLLTYPTYQDIEKL; translated from the coding sequence ATGAAAAAACATCCTAGAGTTATTTTATCTTTAATAATTGATAGTAAAAGAATGATAAAAAGATCAAAATTCAAAAATTACAAATATCTTGGAGATCCATTAAATATAATAAGGATTTTTAATTCTAAAAGAGTTGATGAAATATCCATAATTTCTTGTGAAAATTATGAAAAGAAAGATATTAATATTGATTTTGAATTCCTGGAAAAAATTTCTGGGGAAGCATTTTGTCCATTAACTTATTCAGGAGGTGTAAGAAGTTTAGAAGATGCTGATAAGCTTTTTTCTATAGGTTTTGAGAAGATTGGGATTAGAAATCTTCTTCATACTAATCCAGAAGTAATAAAACAAATTGCTGAAAAATATGGTTCCCAATCCGTTGTTATTTTTATTGATTATAAAGAATTAAATAATAATGAAATTGAAATTTATACTTCATATAATTCATTTTTCAAATCAACAAAATCTTCAATTCTTGAATTTATAAAAAATGCAGAATCATATGGAGCTGGTGAGGTGGTTTTACAATCTATCCTTAGAGAAGGCCAATCAAAGGGTCTAGATTTAGATATTATTAAAGAGATTACAAATAAAACAATACTTCCAATTATTTCATCTTGTGGAATGAGAGATTTATCTGATGCTAGAAAGGCATTCTCATTAGGAGCTGATGGAGTTATGGCAAGTAAGTTTTTTTCTCTTTATGGGAATTGTGATGGAGTATTATTGACTTATCCAACCTATCAGGATATTGAAAAACTTTAA
- a CDS encoding MraY family glycosyltransferase: protein MTYFYLFLIFIIFALSSYFIYKKFIPAFFSFIPDSPNTRSSHSKIIPRGGGLIFSLLGLFSLLFSGNLSQLFCMPLAFIGFLDDKLNLSPLFRYFSQIITAVVCLIYSDNILKIFASFSHPFLFSCLYFLFLIVISAIINFSNFMDGIDGLVASCFFIIFGNMILNGEYDLIPVTGALFGFLIWNWTPAKIFMGDIGSTFLGALFAFKIFNLNSLSLFFAYLIVASPLFADALISIIRRFINRQNIFKPHNLHLYQRLYQAGWKHDHISIIYILFTLIFCLTFNIFGFKYLIITFFLMLMTGYYLERKYALPFKRN, encoded by the coding sequence ATGACTTATTTTTATTTATTTTTAATTTTTATTATATTTGCCTTATCAAGCTATTTTATTTATAAAAAGTTTATTCCTGCTTTTTTCTCTTTCATACCTGATAGTCCAAATACAAGAAGCTCTCATAGTAAAATTATACCTAGAGGAGGTGGGCTAATTTTTAGTTTGCTTGGTTTATTTAGCCTTTTATTTTCTGGAAATCTATCTCAATTATTTTGTATGCCGCTCGCCTTTATTGGATTTTTGGATGATAAGTTGAATTTGTCTCCATTATTTAGATATTTTTCCCAGATTATTACTGCAGTTGTTTGCTTAATTTATAGTGATAATATTCTAAAAATTTTTGCTTCTTTTTCTCATCCATTCTTATTTTCTTGCTTATATTTTTTGTTTTTAATAGTAATTTCTGCAATTATAAATTTTTCAAACTTTATGGATGGAATAGATGGTCTAGTAGCGAGCTGTTTTTTTATTATTTTTGGAAATATGATTTTAAATGGTGAGTATGATCTTATACCAGTAACTGGAGCACTCTTTGGTTTTTTAATATGGAATTGGACTCCCGCTAAGATTTTTATGGGAGATATTGGGAGCACTTTCTTAGGCGCTTTATTTGCATTTAAAATATTTAATTTAAATTCTTTATCTTTATTTTTTGCTTACTTGATAGTAGCTTCTCCACTTTTTGCAGATGCCTTAATTTCTATTATTAGAAGATTTATAAATAGACAAAATATTTTTAAACCGCATAACTTACATTTATATCAAAGGCTCTATCAAGCTGGATGGAAGCATGATCATATATCAATAATTTATATATTATTCACACTAATTTTTTGTTTGACATTCAACATATTTGGATTTAAATATCTAATAATTACATTTTTCTTAATGTTAATGACTGGTTATTATTTAGAGCGCAAATATGCCCTGCCATTCAAAAGAAATTAA
- a CDS encoding DegT/DnrJ/EryC1/StrS family aminotransferase translates to MKNIPILDLNLQHLNLQDEIFDAFKKVINKSSFIRGEYVDSFENEFAKLTGRKHCISCANGTDALYIAMHAMNLKNKEEVIVPAHSWISTSETVTQAGGKVVFCDTNVDDFTINTDLIESKITEKTVGIIPVHLYGQPANMSKIKQIAKKYSLWIIEDCAQAHFAEFKNLQVGSFGEASTFSFYPGKNLGALGDAGAIVTDNDEVAYKLKTFARHGGLLKGDHQIEGINSRMDGLQAAFLLIKMKYINKWTDQRIDKANNYFKLLNDIPNLTLPVVNKGNKHVWHLFVIKHAKRDELSIYLKGKGISTSINYPIALPFLPAYKYLNHSKNDFPAAYENQSKILSIPLYPELTLDQQSFISKNIIDFCI, encoded by the coding sequence ATGAAAAATATTCCAATATTAGACTTAAATCTTCAGCATTTAAATTTACAGGATGAGATTTTTGATGCATTTAAGAAAGTTATTAATAAATCCTCCTTTATAAGAGGGGAGTATGTAGATTCTTTTGAAAATGAGTTTGCTAAATTGACGGGAAGGAAACACTGCATATCCTGTGCAAATGGAACAGATGCACTATACATAGCTATGCATGCTATGAATTTGAAAAATAAAGAGGAAGTTATTGTTCCTGCACATTCTTGGATATCAACTTCTGAGACCGTAACGCAAGCTGGAGGAAAGGTAGTTTTTTGTGATACTAATGTTGATGATTTTACTATAAATACTGATCTTATTGAATCAAAAATAACTGAAAAAACAGTTGGAATAATACCAGTCCACTTGTATGGTCAGCCAGCTAATATGTCAAAAATAAAGCAGATTGCTAAAAAGTATTCTCTTTGGATTATTGAGGATTGTGCACAAGCCCATTTTGCTGAATTTAAAAATTTGCAGGTTGGCTCATTTGGAGAAGCATCGACTTTTTCTTTTTATCCTGGGAAAAATCTTGGAGCTTTGGGTGATGCTGGAGCTATAGTTACAGATAATGATGAAGTCGCTTATAAATTAAAAACTTTTGCTAGACATGGCGGATTATTGAAGGGTGATCATCAAATTGAAGGGATTAATAGTCGTATGGATGGATTACAGGCAGCCTTCCTCTTAATCAAGATGAAGTATATAAACAAATGGACAGATCAAAGAATTGATAAAGCTAATAATTACTTTAAATTGTTAAATGATATTCCAAATTTAACTTTGCCGGTAGTTAATAAGGGTAATAAACATGTTTGGCATTTATTTGTTATCAAACATGCAAAAAGAGATGAATTATCAATTTATTTAAAAGGTAAAGGAATATCCACATCAATTAATTATCCTATTGCATTACCTTTTTTACCTGCATATAAATATCTAAATCATTCTAAAAATGATTTTCCAGCAGCATATGAAAATCAAAGTAAAATTTTATCAATTCCTCTTTACCCAGAACTAACTTTAGATCAACAATCTTTTATATCTAAAAACATAATAGATTTCTGTATTTAG
- a CDS encoding acyltransferase: MKSNLRKLIKIFIKESKNLFIYDSGIKNVSLGSNVKIIKPVNIYGCKIGDNSFIGPFVEIQKNVKIGENTKVQSHSFICELVSVGNNCFIGHSVVFINDLFSNGSTSNGNKENWQKTTIGNNVLIGSNATILPVKIVDNVVIGAGSVVTRDILKSGIYVGNPAIFLRNIDYK, from the coding sequence ATGAAAAGTAATTTAAGAAAATTAATAAAAATTTTTATTAAAGAAAGTAAAAATCTTTTTATTTATGATAGCGGAATTAAAAATGTTTCTTTGGGTTCTAATGTCAAGATAATTAAACCAGTTAATATTTATGGATGTAAGATTGGTGATAACTCCTTTATTGGACCATTTGTAGAGATACAAAAAAATGTAAAAATTGGAGAGAATACAAAAGTTCAGTCTCATTCATTCATATGTGAACTTGTTTCCGTTGGTAATAATTGTTTTATTGGTCACAGTGTTGTTTTTATAAACGACTTATTTTCAAATGGTTCCACCTCTAATGGAAATAAAGAAAATTGGCAGAAAACTACAATAGGTAATAATGTCCTAATAGGGAGTAACGCAACAATATTACCTGTAAAAATAGTAGATAATGTAGTTATTGGAGCAGGAAGTGTTGTAACCAGGGATATTCTGAAATCGGGGATATATGTGGGAAACCCAGCAATTTTTCTTAGAAATATTGATTATAAATAA
- the rfbC gene encoding dTDP-4-dehydrorhamnose 3,5-epimerase, protein MAHMLKPTSIDGVFEIQTDIFNDQRGSFINFFRSSEKAFKNCWFDKEIKQVNLSKNSFKGTLRGLHYQLNPYAEKKMVRCIKGCVWDVAVDLREDSSTYLSWHCVELSPKFANAIVIPEGCAHGFQVLEEDSEILYLHSGDWIKESETGIRWNDPQIAISWPLQAVNLSERDQNLPYLSEK, encoded by the coding sequence ATGGCTCATATGCTAAAGCCTACAAGTATTGACGGAGTTTTTGAAATTCAAACAGATATTTTTAATGATCAAAGAGGTTCCTTTATTAATTTTTTTAGATCATCAGAAAAAGCTTTTAAAAATTGTTGGTTTGATAAAGAAATAAAACAAGTTAATTTGAGTAAAAATAGTTTTAAAGGTACATTAAGAGGTTTGCATTATCAATTAAATCCCTACGCAGAAAAGAAAATGGTTAGATGTATAAAAGGTTGTGTTTGGGATGTTGCTGTTGATTTGCGAGAAGATTCTTCAACATATCTTTCATGGCATTGTGTAGAGTTAAGCCCAAAATTTGCAAATGCCATTGTAATTCCAGAAGGTTGCGCTCATGGATTTCAAGTTCTTGAAGAGGATAGTGAGATATTATATTTGCATTCTGGGGATTGGATTAAGGAATCTGAAACTGGTATAAGATGGAATGATCCTCAAATAGCAATTTCATGGCCTTTGCAGGCTGTTAATTTAAGTGAAAGAGATCAAAATTTGCCTTATTTATCTGAGAAATGA
- a CDS encoding Gfo/Idh/MocA family protein produces MYAKFKPITNRKIKVGIVGCGRIFKKHLEAITNNFERIELVAICDENNDSLEKANEFIKDVCSKIKNFSNNPKRFFSYKILLDYCSQNPNFIDLIVLATPSGLHPSQVISAAKCGLNVMTEKPMATKWADGLSMVKACDDAGVRLYVIKQNRFNRTLQLLKKQIVNGRFGRIAMVTSNVFWQRPQSYYDQDSWRGTWEFDGGALMNQASHYVDLMEWLVGPIASVNASIATVGRNIEVEDTATLNLRWRNGALGSMSVTMLTYPKNLEGSIIVLGENGSVKVGGEAVNKIEFWEFKDNHPDDKNVEINNYEVKSVYGSGHSLFYSNILDHFQGKNVDVCDGREGLKSLELLIGAYRSARDGKNIYLPLDY; encoded by the coding sequence ATGTATGCGAAATTCAAACCTATCACTAATAGAAAAATTAAAGTTGGAATAGTTGGTTGCGGTCGAATTTTTAAAAAGCATCTTGAGGCAATTACAAATAATTTTGAAAGAATAGAATTAGTTGCAATTTGCGATGAAAATAATGATTCTTTAGAAAAAGCTAATGAATTTATTAAAGATGTTTGTTCAAAAATAAAAAATTTTTCAAATAATCCCAAAAGGTTTTTTTCCTATAAAATATTGTTGGATTATTGCTCTCAAAATCCTAATTTCATTGATTTAATTGTATTAGCAACACCAAGTGGTTTGCATCCAAGTCAAGTAATTAGTGCTGCTAAATGTGGTCTAAATGTTATGACTGAGAAGCCAATGGCTACGAAATGGGCTGACGGGCTATCTATGGTTAAAGCCTGCGATGATGCTGGTGTAAGATTATATGTCATAAAGCAAAACAGATTTAATAGAACTCTTCAGTTACTTAAAAAGCAAATTGTAAATGGTAGGTTTGGAAGAATAGCAATGGTAACTTCTAATGTTTTTTGGCAAAGACCTCAATCTTATTACGATCAAGATTCGTGGCGAGGTACCTGGGAGTTTGATGGTGGTGCTTTAATGAATCAAGCTAGCCATTATGTTGATTTAATGGAATGGTTGGTTGGCCCAATTGCATCGGTTAATGCTTCAATTGCAACTGTTGGACGCAATATTGAAGTTGAGGATACAGCAACTTTAAATTTGAGATGGCGAAATGGTGCGCTAGGTTCTATGTCTGTTACCATGCTTACTTATCCTAAAAATTTAGAGGGCTCAATAATTGTGTTGGGTGAAAATGGTTCAGTAAAGGTAGGGGGTGAAGCTGTCAATAAAATAGAATTTTGGGAATTCAAAGACAATCATCCTGATGATAAAAATGTTGAAATTAACAACTATGAAGTTAAAAGTGTTTATGGCTCAGGACATTCATTATTTTATTCAAATATTCTTGATCATTTTCAAGGAAAAAATGTTGATGTTTGTGATGGAAGAGAAGGTTTAAAAAGCCTTGAATTATTAATAGGAGCTTATAGGTCTGCTAGAGATGGTAAGAATATTTATTTGCCCTTAGACTACTGA
- the rfbF gene encoding glucose-1-phosphate cytidylyltransferase, which translates to MTKAVILAGGLGTRLSEETSLKPKPMIEIGGKPILWHILKIFSHYEINDFIICCGYKGYLIKEYFANYFLHTSDITFHMDNDNYMEVHQRKSEPWKVTLVDTGDLTQTGGRLKRVFKYLDSETFCFTYGDGVSDVNIKDLLEKHKESEKLATVTTVKPPGRFGALRLDNDLVSNFQEKPDGDNSWINGGFFVLEPEVVELIENDQVIWEEDILPKLVLKNQLGAYKHRGFWHPMDTLRDRNSLDLLCKKGNAPWIKW; encoded by the coding sequence TTGACTAAAGCAGTAATTTTAGCTGGCGGACTAGGGACACGTTTGAGCGAAGAGACATCCTTAAAGCCTAAACCAATGATTGAGATTGGGGGGAAACCAATTCTTTGGCACATCTTAAAAATATTTAGTCATTACGAGATTAATGATTTTATTATATGCTGCGGTTACAAGGGATATTTGATAAAAGAATATTTTGCGAATTATTTTTTACATACAAGTGATATAACTTTTCATATGGATAATGATAACTATATGGAAGTACATCAAAGAAAAAGCGAACCCTGGAAAGTAACCTTAGTTGATACTGGAGACCTGACTCAAACTGGAGGCAGACTTAAGAGAGTTTTTAAATATTTAGATTCTGAGACTTTTTGTTTTACATATGGTGATGGGGTCTCTGATGTTAATATTAAAGATCTTCTTGAAAAACATAAAGAGTCAGAAAAACTTGCTACTGTGACTACCGTTAAGCCTCCAGGAAGATTTGGAGCTTTAAGATTAGATAATGATTTAGTATCAAATTTCCAGGAAAAACCAGATGGCGATAACTCTTGGATAAATGGTGGTTTTTTCGTCTTAGAACCTGAAGTAGTAGAACTTATTGAAAATGATCAAGTTATATGGGAAGAAGATATATTACCTAAATTGGTCTTGAAAAATCAGTTAGGAGCATATAAACATAGGGGTTTTTGGCACCCAATGGATACTTTGCGCGATAGAAATTCTCTAGATTTACTATGCAAAAAAGGAAATGCACCATGGATAAAATGGTAA
- a CDS encoding polysaccharide biosynthesis protein, translating to MNEDFNFKWILYIGTIFGTFFYIITGQYKALTRYSSSVDFYAILARNIILVFILFLIGKIFNLAMPALTIWILTAALVSSFSFIVRLFLKDVIFFLKNKLNNKQKNIVIYGAGDAGNQLANALCLSQKYKIISFIDDSSNLQGRTIGGIPIKSPNYLNFQNSKVDKVLLAIPSLTKERKKTLLENLEKKSIGVLQIPSIDELTSGSAQIDTLRPVSPEDLLSRDIATYEDNNLEELIKNKVVCISGAGGSIGSELCRQIIKLKPKKLILIEMNEHSLYKINYELTQKEIYEIEIIPILENASNYKSLNLLFKQIKINILFHAAAYKHVPLVEMNPMSGLANNFLSTSNLCKLALENSIERIILISSDKAVRPTNLMGVSKRLSELIFQAYSKIDNKKDVNKKTIFAMVRFGNVLGSSGSVVPLFNKQITKGGPITLTHPDVIRFFMTISESVQLVLQAALLANGGDLFILDMGKPVKIYDLAMKMINLRGLKIKNKENPDGDIEIIFTGLRPGEKLFEELLIDADTESTINPYILRAQEKFIMPENLFPRLEKLEYLIDSRDSKEVWNLLNEIVPEWIRSKELN from the coding sequence TTGAATGAGGATTTCAATTTTAAATGGATTTTATATATAGGAACTATATTTGGAACTTTTTTTTATATTATAACTGGTCAATATAAAGCACTTACTCGTTATTCTTCTAGTGTCGACTTTTACGCAATCTTAGCCCGTAATATTATTCTTGTATTTATTCTTTTTTTAATTGGAAAGATATTTAACTTGGCAATGCCAGCTTTAACAATATGGATATTGACTGCTGCATTAGTTTCAAGTTTTTCATTTATTGTTCGACTATTTTTAAAAGACGTAATATTTTTCCTTAAAAATAAACTTAATAATAAACAAAAAAATATTGTTATTTATGGAGCTGGTGATGCTGGGAATCAACTTGCGAATGCATTGTGCTTGAGTCAAAAATATAAAATTATAAGTTTTATAGACGATTCTTCTAATCTTCAAGGTAGGACAATAGGAGGAATTCCAATAAAAAGTCCAAATTATTTAAATTTTCAAAATTCAAAAGTTGATAAAGTTCTTTTGGCAATACCTTCTTTGACAAAAGAGAGAAAAAAAACTTTATTAGAAAATTTAGAAAAAAAATCTATAGGTGTATTACAAATCCCATCTATTGATGAATTAACTAGCGGCTCGGCACAAATTGACACATTGCGACCAGTTTCTCCTGAGGATTTATTAAGCAGAGATATTGCAACTTATGAAGATAATAATCTAGAGGAATTAATAAAAAATAAAGTTGTTTGTATTTCGGGAGCAGGCGGATCTATTGGATCTGAATTATGTAGACAGATCATTAAACTTAAACCCAAAAAATTAATACTTATTGAAATGAATGAGCATAGTCTTTATAAAATTAACTATGAATTGACTCAAAAAGAAATTTACGAGATTGAAATTATTCCAATACTGGAAAATGCATCAAACTATAAATCTCTCAATCTCCTATTTAAACAAATTAAAATTAATATCTTATTTCACGCAGCTGCTTATAAACACGTACCCTTAGTAGAAATGAATCCAATGTCAGGTCTGGCTAATAATTTTTTATCAACAAGTAATTTATGTAAATTAGCATTAGAAAATTCAATAGAGAGAATAATTTTAATTTCATCTGATAAAGCAGTAAGGCCTACTAACTTAATGGGCGTTTCAAAACGATTGTCAGAATTAATTTTTCAGGCATATTCCAAAATTGATAATAAAAAAGATGTTAATAAAAAGACTATTTTTGCGATGGTTAGGTTTGGTAATGTACTTGGTTCTTCGGGATCAGTAGTGCCATTATTTAATAAACAAATTACTAAAGGAGGGCCTATAACTTTAACTCATCCAGATGTAATAAGATTTTTTATGACTATTTCAGAATCAGTACAATTAGTTCTACAAGCCGCCTTATTAGCTAATGGGGGAGACTTATTCATACTTGATATGGGAAAACCTGTAAAAATATATGATCTTGCCATGAAAATGATTAATTTAAGAGGATTAAAAATTAAAAATAAAGAGAATCCTGATGGTGATATTGAGATTATTTTTACAGGTCTAAGGCCAGGGGAAAAACTTTTTGAGGAATTATTAATTGATGCCGATACTGAATCGACTATAAATCCATATATTCTTCGAGCACAAGAAAAATTTATTATGCCAGAAAATCTTTTCCCTAGATTAGAAAAATTGGAATATCTTATTGACTCAAGGGATTCAAAAGAAGTTTGGAATCTCTTGAATGAAATTGTTCCTGAATGGATTAGAAGTAAAGAACTAAATTAA